A section of the Bryobacteraceae bacterium genome encodes:
- a CDS encoding erythromycin biosynthesis sensory transduction protein EryC1 — MALLYYRVPMTYASWGWREPAAALRCALAPCGREKQRLAGEIAELYGGGVSLWASGRAALEAIFQAVASASPGRTAALMPSLLCRSVAERAAAAGLRPRFFDIRPDLTPDLDHAREIAGPDTACAVVPHLYGRLSDLRGFFDFCRSAGIILIEDCAAAFLLRHPDGSPCGRHADVAIFSFNTGKTAVAGGGGALMVRTVLSVPPPAPWPAAQERRQALARLWFALSYAWPWVGHLLLFAPMRWWRAVAPQAASGRPITAVDAAIARIQMQRWPRLFRRRLEIQAMYASSLDGMAGLRLPQYRPGAYLTRLFVEFPVNVNNPRLPRYAVREKLRSLGIQTHLPYAPLHLDPGFGDPQPGACPVAESVADRCLAVPSQPELTDSQVQVVCRALREIAAGLARGDWMPEPAAADAVPPAERRPDVE; from the coding sequence ATGGCGCTGCTGTACTACCGCGTCCCGATGACCTACGCTTCGTGGGGCTGGCGTGAGCCGGCAGCGGCGCTGCGCTGTGCGCTGGCTCCGTGCGGCCGCGAGAAGCAGCGGCTGGCGGGCGAAATCGCGGAGCTTTACGGCGGCGGTGTGTCGCTGTGGGCCAGTGGGCGCGCCGCGCTGGAAGCGATTTTCCAGGCGGTTGCCAGCGCAAGCCCCGGCAGGACCGCGGCGCTGATGCCGTCGCTGCTGTGCCGTTCAGTGGCCGAGCGCGCCGCCGCTGCCGGCCTGAGACCGCGGTTCTTTGACATCCGGCCGGATCTGACGCCTGACCTGGACCATGCGCGGGAGATTGCCGGGCCGGACACGGCCTGTGCCGTCGTGCCCCACCTGTACGGGCGGCTCTCCGACTTGCGCGGATTCTTTGACTTCTGCCGGTCTGCCGGGATCATTCTGATCGAGGACTGCGCCGCGGCGTTTCTGCTCCGGCACCCGGATGGTTCGCCTTGCGGCCGCCATGCGGATGTTGCGATTTTCAGCTTCAACACCGGCAAGACCGCCGTGGCTGGCGGGGGCGGCGCCCTGATGGTGCGGACGGTTCTGAGCGTGCCTCCGCCGGCACCCTGGCCGGCGGCGCAGGAGCGGCGGCAGGCTTTGGCCAGACTCTGGTTCGCGCTTTCCTACGCATGGCCCTGGGTCGGCCATCTGCTGCTGTTCGCGCCCATGCGATGGTGGCGCGCTGTTGCGCCGCAGGCCGCCTCGGGCCGCCCGATCACCGCAGTGGACGCCGCCATTGCCAGGATTCAGATGCAGCGTTGGCCGCGGCTGTTCAGGCGCCGGTTGGAGATCCAGGCGATGTATGCATCCTCTCTGGACGGCATGGCCGGTCTCAGGCTTCCTCAATACCGGCCCGGCGCTTATCTGACAAGGCTGTTCGTGGAATTTCCCGTGAACGTGAACAATCCACGGCTGCCGCGCTATGCCGTGCGCGAGAAGCTCAGATCGCTTGGGATCCAGACGCACCTGCCCTATGCGCCTCTGCATCTGGATCCCGGATTTGGAGACCCGCAGCCGGGCGCCTGCCCCGTCGCGGAGTCCGTAGCGGACCGATGCCTGGCCGTACCCAGCCAGCCCGAGCTCACGGACTCCCAGGTCCAGGTTGTGTGCCGTGCCCTTCGGGAAATCGCCGCAGGGTTGGCGCGCGGCGACTGGATGCCGGAGCCGGCGGCAGCGGACGCCGTTCCGCCGGCAGAACGGCGTCCGGATGTCGAATGA